The following proteins are co-located in the Trichormus variabilis 0441 genome:
- a CDS encoding peptidase, whose translation MGNKIQHPKPNTLKNFRSKHLLAALALFIGTGLLIILTSLQLSNANPSSPSPLKPHPLPSTLAQWQDSTNSGDYFSQVTTTDVGYLVWSQFPVRVHIKRPQLMNAQQAQTWVDNVFTTVQEWANYLPLVIVEQTEVADITIERKTPPLEIGKDKIPRARSALTRYELYTKNNVLSHRFTILLSPTQTGNYLLAAARHELGHALGIWGHSSLPTDALYFSQVRNPQPISPRDVNTLKRVYQQPTSLGWALEIAQK comes from the coding sequence ATGGGGAATAAAATTCAACACCCAAAACCTAACACCCTCAAGAATTTTCGATCAAAGCACTTACTAGCAGCTCTGGCATTATTTATAGGTACAGGGCTGCTCATTATTTTAACTAGCCTCCAACTTAGTAACGCCAACCCTTCATCCCCATCACCTCTCAAACCCCATCCTCTACCGTCTACCCTCGCACAATGGCAAGACAGCACCAATAGCGGTGATTACTTTTCTCAAGTTACAACTACTGATGTCGGTTATTTAGTGTGGTCACAATTTCCCGTGCGAGTTCATATCAAAAGACCACAACTAATGAACGCACAACAGGCACAAACATGGGTTGATAATGTTTTCACAACTGTGCAGGAATGGGCTAATTATTTGCCTTTGGTAATTGTAGAACAGACTGAAGTTGCCGATATTACCATTGAGCGCAAAACCCCACCTTTAGAAATAGGTAAAGATAAAATCCCCCGCGCCCGTTCTGCTCTCACCCGCTACGAATTATATACAAAGAATAATGTCTTATCACACCGCTTTACTATCCTATTGAGTCCTACCCAAACAGGTAACTATCTCCTAGCCGCAGCCCGCCACGAACTCGGTCACGCTTTGGGAATTTGGGGGCATAGTTCCTTACCAACCGATGCTTTATATTTTTCCCAAGTCCGCAACCCACAGCCAATTTCTCCCAGAGATGTCAATACTTTGAAGCGAGTTTATCAACAACCAACTAGTTTGGGTTGGGCTTTAGAAATTGCTCAAAAATAA
- a CDS encoding Uma2 family endonuclease gives MTSSLQKLFTFDEFLDFLVTQPENIRYELHDGNIIQMPPPLGQHEQIVAFLTMILGYECLRLKLNYGIPKNATVKPENRTSGYYPDVLLINFSNLINEALWEKQSILSHPDSIPLVIEVVSTNWRDDYHKKLADYEEMGIQEYWIVDYAALGSKELIGDPKQPTITIYSLSDEGEYRGKQFRGDDRIESPTFSNLNLKVEQIFHCVIE, from the coding sequence ATGACATCTTCTCTACAAAAATTATTTACATTTGATGAATTTTTAGATTTTTTGGTAACACAACCAGAAAACATTCGTTATGAATTACACGATGGAAATATTATTCAAATGCCGCCACCACTAGGACAACATGAGCAAATAGTGGCATTTTTAACAATGATTCTAGGCTATGAGTGTCTCCGTCTCAAACTTAATTACGGTATACCTAAAAATGCTACAGTCAAGCCAGAGAATAGAACATCAGGTTACTATCCAGATGTTTTATTAATCAATTTTTCTAACTTGATCAATGAAGCATTGTGGGAAAAACAATCAATCCTTAGTCACCCAGATTCAATCCCATTAGTAATTGAAGTTGTTAGTACGAATTGGAGAGATGATTATCATAAAAAATTGGCTGACTATGAGGAGATGGGTATCCAAGAATATTGGATTGTGGATTATGCAGCTTTGGGTAGTAAGGAGTTAATAGGTGACCCTAAACAACCAACAATTACAATTTACTCTTTAAGTGATGAAGGGGAATATCGCGGTAAGCAATTTAGAGGAGATGACCGTATAGAATCCCCAACATTCTCAAATTTAAATCTAAAGGTTGAACAAATTTTTCACTGTGTGATTGAGTAA
- a CDS encoding glycosyltransferase family 4 protein, whose translation MRIAWIGKKSPFCGNVTYSREVTNALLDRGHEVSFLHFAQEETEPDNWPKFQEVPLPFIYKSQVYTIPTFKATKVLTDSLREIKPDIVHASLTLSPLDFFLPEICDQLNLPLIATFHTPFAGKGAKLISGTQLLAYQLYAPFLGNYDRVIVFSQIQRELLASMGVREKNIAVIPNGVDTSKYSPGSSAVKTEFQAERLFVYQGRIAPEKNVESLLRAWKQANMGADSKLLMVGDGPLRATLEPFYGSEYGIIWLGFVADEDRRIQILQGADVFILPSLVEGLSLSLLEGMACGLACLATDVGADGEVLEKGAGVVMNTKTVRSQLRTLLPLFQDHPELTTVLGQKARKRVEERYTLDKNITHLEELYREVLAQQPVKLSWGA comes from the coding sequence ATGCGTATAGCTTGGATTGGAAAAAAATCACCCTTTTGTGGCAATGTCACTTACAGTAGAGAAGTTACAAACGCCTTGCTAGACAGGGGACATGAAGTCAGTTTTCTCCACTTTGCTCAAGAAGAAACTGAACCTGACAACTGGCCGAAATTCCAAGAAGTTCCTCTACCCTTCATTTATAAGTCTCAGGTCTACACAATTCCAACGTTCAAAGCAACTAAGGTTTTAACTGATTCGTTGCGGGAAATCAAGCCAGATATTGTCCATGCGTCTCTGACTTTATCTCCCCTGGACTTTTTTCTACCAGAAATTTGTGATCAACTGAATTTGCCCCTAATTGCCACATTTCACACTCCATTTGCAGGCAAAGGCGCAAAACTGATATCAGGAACACAACTTCTAGCTTATCAACTATACGCTCCTTTTTTGGGTAACTACGATCGCGTCATTGTCTTTTCCCAAATTCAGCGAGAACTATTAGCAAGTATGGGTGTGCGGGAGAAAAATATCGCAGTTATCCCCAATGGTGTGGATACCAGCAAATACTCCCCTGGGTCTTCTGCGGTGAAAACAGAATTTCAAGCGGAACGATTGTTTGTCTACCAAGGAAGAATCGCCCCAGAGAAAAATGTAGAATCCCTGTTAAGAGCTTGGAAGCAAGCTAATATGGGGGCTGATAGTAAGTTATTAATGGTGGGGGATGGGCCTCTGAGAGCTACTTTAGAACCCTTTTATGGTTCTGAGTATGGCATTATCTGGTTGGGATTTGTCGCTGACGAAGACCGACGCATACAAATTCTTCAAGGTGCAGATGTATTTATTTTACCTTCTCTAGTTGAGGGTTTATCCTTATCGCTGTTAGAGGGTATGGCTTGTGGACTCGCTTGTTTAGCAACCGATGTGGGTGCAGATGGCGAAGTTTTAGAGAAAGGGGCTGGTGTAGTTATGAATACCAAAACTGTGCGATCGCAATTACGCACCCTTTTACCACTATTCCAAGACCATCCAGAGTTAACAACCGTATTGGGACAAAAAGCCAGAAAGCGGGTAGAAGAACGCTACACACTAGATAAGAACATTACTCATTTAGAAGAACTTTATCGTGAAGTTTTAGCACAGCAACCAGTAAAACTCAGTTGGGGAGCTTAA
- a CDS encoding MFS transporter: protein MMQPSDLDRKILPLSPSHAKRQNRASDPTAPAHLSAVPYPVPNHKDSQESSPQDVPTNEKNGISQNPQTDLPNELEKPSSEPLKILEFNGHGQSVPVVTTPEATTDDSGSGGEANSGDIEHQGFLAVFKNPNFLALWGGQVFCQLADKVYLVLMIALINTQFQASNQSISGWVSALMMAFTIPAVLFGSVAGVFVDRWSKKAVLVATNAWRGILVLAIPLLLWLTHDWQPIGVLPVGFLIILGVTFLVSTLTQFFAPAEQAAIPLVVKEQDLLSANSLYTTTMMASVIVGFAVGEPLLAVADGIWSQLGGNNGFGKELLVGGSYAIASIILLLLVTHEKTHAPETEFPHVFSDLRDGLRYLKENYRVRNALLQLMILFSVFAALTVLAVRMAEIIPNIKASQFGFLLAAGGVGIAAGATILGQFGQRFSYTQLSLCGCLGMAASLVGLSIFTTQLGLVLLLVTSLGIFGSLIGIPMQTAIQTETLPEMRGKVFGLQNNVINIALSLPLALAGVAETFVGLQAVFLGLAAIVFSGGILTWYNSRD, encoded by the coding sequence ATGATGCAACCGTCTGATTTGGATAGAAAAATTCTGCCATTGTCGCCAAGCCACGCCAAAAGACAGAATAGGGCATCAGATCCTACAGCACCGGCTCATTTAAGTGCTGTTCCCTATCCTGTACCCAATCACAAAGATAGCCAGGAATCATCTCCCCAAGATGTTCCTACCAATGAGAAAAATGGTATTTCGCAAAATCCCCAAACCGATTTACCCAATGAACTAGAAAAACCATCCTCAGAGCCGTTAAAGATATTAGAGTTTAATGGTCATGGGCAGAGTGTACCAGTAGTTACTACTCCAGAAGCAACAACAGATGACTCTGGTTCTGGTGGGGAAGCCAACTCTGGAGATATTGAACATCAAGGGTTTTTAGCTGTATTCAAAAACCCCAATTTCTTAGCGCTGTGGGGTGGACAAGTCTTTTGTCAACTGGCAGATAAGGTGTATTTGGTATTAATGATCGCCTTGATTAATACTCAGTTCCAGGCAAGTAATCAAAGTATTAGCGGTTGGGTGTCAGCATTGATGATGGCTTTTACCATACCAGCAGTGTTGTTCGGTTCTGTGGCTGGCGTATTTGTGGATAGGTGGTCAAAAAAAGCTGTATTAGTAGCGACAAATGCCTGGCGTGGTATTTTGGTTTTAGCTATTCCTTTGTTGCTGTGGCTAACTCATGATTGGCAACCCATAGGAGTTTTACCAGTAGGTTTTCTCATCATTTTGGGTGTGACATTTTTGGTGTCCACACTAACACAGTTTTTTGCCCCAGCAGAACAAGCCGCAATTCCCCTGGTGGTGAAAGAACAGGATTTACTTTCGGCTAATTCACTATACACAACCACAATGATGGCTTCGGTGATAGTGGGTTTTGCTGTGGGAGAACCACTACTGGCAGTTGCCGATGGTATTTGGTCGCAACTAGGGGGTAATAATGGCTTTGGCAAAGAACTTTTGGTTGGTGGTAGTTATGCGATCGCCAGTATAATTTTGCTGTTGTTGGTAACTCACGAAAAAACCCACGCACCAGAAACAGAATTTCCCCACGTATTTTCAGACTTACGCGATGGTTTACGTTACCTCAAAGAAAACTACCGCGTCCGTAATGCTCTATTACAATTAATGATTTTATTTTCTGTCTTTGCCGCCTTAACTGTTTTAGCAGTACGCATGGCAGAAATTATTCCTAATATCAAAGCTTCCCAATTCGGTTTTTTACTGGCGGCTGGTGGCGTTGGTATTGCAGCTGGCGCGACAATTTTGGGTCAGTTTGGTCAACGCTTCTCCTATACTCAACTGAGCCTGTGTGGTTGTTTAGGTATGGCAGCATCCTTAGTTGGTCTTTCTATCTTCACGACACAACTAGGATTGGTGTTACTTTTAGTAACATCCTTGGGTATTTTTGGCTCTTTAATCGGTATACCCATGCAGACAGCCATCCAAACAGAAACCTTGCCCGAAATGCGTGGTAAAGTATTCGGTCTGCAAAATAATGTGATTAATATTGCTCTGTCCCTACCTTTGGCGTTAGCAGGTGTGGCAGAAACCTTTGTAGGATTACAAGCTGTCTTTTTGGGATTAGCGGCGATCGTATTTTCCGGAGGTATCTTAACTTGGTATAACTCTCGTGATTAA
- the recO gene encoding DNA repair protein RecO, giving the protein MNKTYKATGINLKAQAMGESDRIVTILTQEFGLIRAIAPGSRKYNSSLGGRSGMFVVNELLIAKGRSLDKITQAQTIKTYPGLAKDLGKLAASQYLAEIVLCQALSEQPQEELYELLNEHLHRLEELPKGESFGVLAYLAHAVFHLLALAGLTPQVQICCLTQRLLTPNFVDPNWRVGFSIAAGGIVCLEAWEGLRKEAQKESREKSLPHPVTPAYQTVVHRQEIPVISARLNSVELGMLQQLSQPEIMQINTTSDASWLSVEQILRQYAQYHLGRPIRSATLIDSYFAANHDATV; this is encoded by the coding sequence ATGAATAAAACTTATAAAGCAACTGGCATTAATCTGAAAGCCCAAGCAATGGGAGAATCAGACAGAATAGTGACAATTTTGACACAGGAATTCGGTTTGATTCGGGCGATCGCTCCAGGGTCAAGAAAATATAACTCTAGCCTTGGCGGTAGGAGTGGGATGTTTGTAGTCAATGAACTACTGATTGCGAAAGGGCGATCGCTTGATAAAATTACTCAAGCTCAAACCATCAAAACTTATCCAGGTCTGGCAAAAGATTTGGGTAAGCTAGCTGCTAGTCAATATCTAGCAGAAATAGTTCTTTGTCAGGCTTTAAGTGAACAACCACAAGAGGAACTATACGAATTACTAAATGAACATCTCCATCGCTTGGAAGAATTGCCCAAAGGAGAGTCGTTTGGTGTCCTCGCTTATTTAGCTCATGCAGTTTTTCACCTTTTAGCGTTGGCTGGACTTACCCCACAAGTACAAATTTGTTGTCTAACTCAACGCTTGCTAACACCTAATTTTGTAGATCCCAACTGGCGGGTAGGTTTTAGCATTGCGGCTGGGGGGATAGTTTGTTTGGAAGCTTGGGAAGGCTTGCGAAAAGAAGCTCAAAAAGAATCAAGAGAAAAGTCACTTCCTCATCCTGTAACTCCTGCTTACCAAACAGTCGTACATCGGCAAGAAATACCAGTAATTTCTGCTCGGTTAAATTCTGTAGAACTTGGGATGCTCCAACAGCTCTCACAACCAGAGATAATGCAAATTAACACTACCAGTGATGCCAGCTGGTTATCTGTGGAGCAGATTTTGCGTCAGTATGCTCAGTATCATTTAGGTCGCCCTATTCGCTCCGCCACTTTGATTGACTCTTATTTTGCTGCCAACCATGATGCAACCGTCTGA
- the deoC gene encoding deoxyribose-phosphate aldolase produces MAADYPNIDIAPFIDHALLTPTATPEQVDQWCEQADRYNFASVCLYPTYVKQAAEFLHGKKPKVCTVIGFPTGATTRSVKLYEALEAVENGATELDVVINLGCLKSGNTEAVHREIAEICEETGQVVKVILETNLLTDAEKKIAADIAMDAGATFLKTNTGWNGGATVADVRLLKEITRERVGIKASGGIRTLNQALDLILAGATRLGTSRGIDLIHQRDNPEKVE; encoded by the coding sequence ATGGCAGCAGACTATCCGAACATTGATATTGCGCCATTTATCGATCACGCCCTGTTAACGCCAACGGCTACTCCAGAGCAGGTTGACCAATGGTGTGAACAAGCAGACAGATATAATTTTGCGTCGGTTTGTTTGTATCCTACTTATGTAAAACAAGCAGCAGAATTTCTCCACGGCAAGAAACCTAAGGTTTGTACGGTAATTGGTTTTCCTACTGGGGCTACGACTCGCTCAGTCAAGTTGTATGAGGCACTGGAAGCGGTGGAGAATGGAGCCACAGAGCTAGATGTAGTCATCAATTTGGGCTGCTTGAAATCTGGTAATACGGAAGCAGTACACCGGGAAATTGCCGAAATTTGCGAAGAGACTGGACAAGTAGTTAAAGTAATTTTGGAAACAAACTTACTGACGGATGCAGAAAAAAAAATCGCGGCCGATATAGCAATGGATGCAGGAGCCACATTCTTAAAAACCAATACAGGTTGGAATGGCGGTGCTACAGTGGCAGATGTGCGGCTTTTAAAAGAAATCACACGGGAAAGGGTGGGTATAAAGGCATCTGGTGGGATTCGCACCCTCAATCAAGCCTTAGACTTAATATTAGCGGGTGCGACTAGATTAGGTACGTCTCGTGGTATCGATTTAATCCACCAGCGAGATAACCCGGAAAAAGTTGAATAG
- a CDS encoding DNA cytosine methyltransferase, producing the protein MSVKPQIFSFFAGSGLLDLGFETSGFNIVYVNEIFSPFMAAYRYSREILNLPTPQYGYYQGDTADVSKLVEGFPAKRLLDLVQDCRKSNNIVGFIGGPPCPDFSIGGKNRGYLGDNGKLSSAYIELICQNLPDFFLFENVKGLWRTKKHRQFFEYLKRKLIASGYLLTEQVINAIEYGVPQNRERIILLGFSKKFFQDFWGINSHNQKLLEFLFPWESKVLYPKDKVFAYPWIQFEPFRENSLVPCPNNIPQELTVEYWFRKNNVINHPNSENYFQPRAGIGKFASVAEGDDSKKSFKRLHRWRYSPTACYGNNEVHLHPYKIRRISVAEALAIQSLPAKFALPENMSLTNMFKTIGNGVPYLASKALAESILDFLNTGIKKQLE; encoded by the coding sequence ATGAGTGTTAAACCGCAAATATTTTCATTTTTTGCTGGTTCAGGATTGCTTGATTTAGGTTTTGAAACAAGCGGTTTTAATATTGTCTATGTGAATGAAATTTTTTCTCCTTTTATGGCAGCATATCGGTATTCGAGGGAGATATTGAATTTACCCACACCACAATATGGATATTATCAAGGAGACACAGCAGATGTTTCTAAGTTGGTGGAAGGTTTCCCAGCAAAACGTCTGTTAGATTTGGTTCAAGACTGTCGTAAATCTAATAATATTGTGGGTTTTATTGGCGGGCCTCCCTGTCCTGATTTTTCTATTGGGGGCAAAAATAGAGGTTATTTGGGTGATAATGGTAAGCTTTCTTCAGCTTATATAGAATTGATTTGTCAAAACTTGCCTGATTTCTTTTTATTTGAAAATGTCAAAGGTTTGTGGCGTACTAAGAAACATCGTCAATTCTTTGAATACTTAAAAAGGAAGTTAATTGCTTCAGGCTATCTATTAACAGAACAGGTAATAAATGCTATTGAATATGGTGTACCCCAAAATAGAGAAAGAATAATTTTATTGGGTTTCAGCAAAAAGTTTTTTCAGGATTTTTGGGGCATCAATAGTCATAACCAGAAACTGCTTGAATTTCTTTTTCCTTGGGAAAGTAAAGTTTTATATCCTAAAGACAAAGTGTTTGCTTATCCGTGGATTCAATTTGAACCATTTAGAGAAAATTCTCTAGTTCCTTGCCCTAATAATATTCCTCAAGAACTGACGGTTGAATACTGGTTTAGAAAGAATAATGTTATCAACCATCCTAATTCTGAAAATTATTTTCAACCAAGGGCAGGTATTGGCAAATTTGCCAGTGTTGCAGAAGGGGATGATTCTAAGAAATCTTTTAAACGTCTACATAGATGGCGTTATTCTCCTACAGCTTGCTATGGCAATAATGAAGTGCATTTACACCCTTACAAAATACGGCGAATTTCTGTAGCAGAAGCTTTGGCTATACAGTCTTTACCTGCAAAGTTTGCTCTACCAGAAAATATGTCACTGACTAATATGTTTAAAACTATTGGTAATGGTGTGCCATATTTAGCATCCAAAGCGTTGGCTGAGTCTATTCTTGATTTCCTAAATACTGGTATCAAAAAACAATTAGAATGA
- a CDS encoding YcjF family protein: MVVKLQRPILVGGLGLSFSLWMLQSWHHSIVQLGELSLLSVLAVGGGLWLFKHKLPKDSSEQLNGMLFDRATAESAIAKTEAVINQLAQEAENHQALGTLRNQLTQLSVELDRQEIRLAVTGGQGVGKSTLIQVLESNYTPEKQQAIRFQETAPLLKELGSHADTNILAEAAKSDAVLFLTNGDLTDSEFQALQQIKALNQPKILVFNKQDQYLPDERASVLLSLQQRVQDHVVAVSASPLPIKVRKHEADGVVQEWMEQPAPDIQQLTLELSGLLAQQSQQWVWTTTARQAFLLKSEAKNYLNGVRCDRATPVIEQYQWIAAAAAFANPVPALDILATAAINAQMVMDLGNIYQQKFSLEQAQTVAGTMGSLMLKLGLVELSTKAIGIVLKSNAVTFVAGGLVQGVSAAYLTRVAALSLAAYFEQQEIASDSGSNLNVDKLRQTLQNVFQQSQQVAVLQGFVKQGVKRLLPEVQPVEVVS; this comes from the coding sequence ATGGTTGTGAAGTTGCAACGACCAATTTTAGTAGGAGGATTAGGATTATCCTTTTCCTTGTGGATGCTACAAAGTTGGCATCATTCGATAGTGCAGTTGGGTGAACTGAGTTTATTAAGTGTCTTGGCTGTGGGTGGTGGCTTGTGGTTGTTCAAGCACAAACTGCCAAAAGATAGTTCAGAGCAGCTAAATGGTATGCTCTTTGACAGAGCTACGGCAGAAAGTGCGATCGCTAAAACTGAAGCCGTAATCAATCAATTAGCGCAAGAAGCCGAGAACCATCAAGCTTTAGGCACCTTACGGAATCAACTTACCCAATTGTCGGTAGAGTTAGATAGACAAGAAATTCGGCTAGCTGTAACTGGTGGACAAGGGGTTGGTAAAAGCACGTTAATTCAAGTGCTGGAGTCTAATTACACACCAGAAAAGCAGCAAGCAATCCGTTTCCAAGAAACAGCGCCACTGCTAAAGGAATTAGGTAGTCATGCAGATACTAATATTCTGGCAGAAGCGGCAAAATCGGATGCTGTCCTGTTTTTGACTAACGGTGATTTGACAGATTCAGAATTCCAAGCATTACAGCAAATAAAGGCGCTGAATCAACCAAAAATCCTGGTTTTTAACAAACAAGACCAGTATTTACCAGATGAACGTGCTAGTGTTTTGTTGTCACTACAACAGCGAGTCCAAGACCATGTAGTTGCTGTTTCCGCTTCTCCTCTACCCATCAAAGTGCGGAAACATGAAGCTGATGGTGTTGTGCAAGAGTGGATGGAACAACCAGCGCCTGATATTCAACAGTTAACCCTGGAATTAAGCGGACTTTTGGCACAACAAAGTCAACAATGGGTGTGGACAACCACTGCAAGACAAGCCTTCTTACTAAAATCTGAGGCGAAAAACTACTTGAATGGGGTAAGATGCGATCGCGCTACCCCAGTTATTGAACAATATCAATGGATAGCTGCGGCTGCGGCCTTCGCTAACCCAGTCCCAGCATTAGATATTTTGGCAACTGCGGCGATTAATGCTCAAATGGTCATGGATTTGGGTAATATCTATCAGCAGAAGTTTTCCCTGGAACAGGCGCAAACTGTAGCCGGAACAATGGGAAGTTTGATGCTGAAATTGGGTTTAGTGGAACTTTCTACTAAAGCCATTGGTATTGTTCTCAAAAGTAACGCCGTTACCTTTGTGGCTGGTGGTTTAGTTCAAGGTGTAAGTGCGGCCTATCTCACCAGAGTGGCGGCTTTAAGTCTAGCAGCATATTTTGAACAACAGGAAATCGCTTCAGATTCTGGAAGTAATTTGAACGTAGATAAGTTACGCCAAACCTTACAAAATGTCTTCCAACAAAGTCAGCAGGTTGCTGTTCTGCAAGGTTTTGTCAAGCAAGGTGTGAAGCGTTTGTTACCAGAAGTACAGCCAGTTGAAGTTGTGAGTTAA
- a CDS encoding asparaginase — translation MTMGKRTQAPALEVRLLREGIIESKHIVQAVVCDERGRVLSVAGNSETATFVRSALKPFQALAVTTTGTLERYDLSDRDLAIITSSHKGTIEQVRQAFNILWRADLDPSVLQCPIPPGKRSPLEYNCSGKHAGMLAICQQRHWPLNNYMDRKHPVQQLVLAKVAELLRMPAAEFISAHDDCGVPTYLLQLGQISSLYALLAASNNLDMERIVRAMTHHPSMVAGDREFDTELMRLTPGELVSKSGAEGVQCIGRLGEGMGLTIKVMDGAKRAKYAVAIHLLQQMGWITPSIAESLAEKFMNPGKYTRLEVVGELSLL, via the coding sequence ATGACAATGGGAAAGCGCACTCAAGCCCCAGCACTGGAAGTCCGGTTGCTGCGTGAAGGTATTATCGAATCGAAGCATATAGTCCAAGCTGTTGTTTGCGATGAACGGGGACGAGTGCTTAGTGTTGCCGGTAACTCGGAAACAGCTACATTCGTCCGTTCAGCACTCAAACCATTTCAGGCACTTGCAGTCACTACTACAGGGACACTGGAACGCTACGATTTGAGCGATCGCGACCTAGCAATTATTACCAGTTCCCACAAGGGTACAATTGAGCAAGTAAGGCAGGCTTTCAACATCCTGTGGCGTGCTGACCTTGACCCTTCTGTACTCCAGTGTCCGATTCCTCCAGGAAAACGCAGCCCTCTTGAATATAATTGCTCTGGTAAGCACGCAGGAATGTTGGCTATTTGTCAACAACGCCATTGGCCCTTAAACAATTACATGGATCGCAAACACCCAGTACAGCAGTTAGTTCTGGCTAAAGTTGCAGAGTTATTGCGAATGCCAGCCGCAGAATTTATCAGCGCCCATGATGATTGTGGCGTACCCACTTACTTACTGCAATTAGGTCAAATTTCTTCTTTATATGCGCTTCTAGCTGCCAGCAACAACCTAGATATGGAACGCATTGTCCGAGCCATGACTCATCACCCGTCAATGGTAGCAGGAGATAGAGAGTTTGATACGGAACTGATGCGTTTAACTCCTGGGGAACTAGTAAGTAAATCTGGTGCAGAAGGCGTACAGTGCATTGGCAGACTTGGTGAAGGGATGGGATTGACAATTAAGGTCATGGACGGCGCTAAACGGGCAAAATATGCCGTTGCTATTCACCTCCTCCAGCAAATGGGTTGGATTACTCCCAGCATTGCTGAAAGCTTGGCAGAAAAATTTATGAACCCAGGCAAATACACGCGTTTAGAGGTCGTTGGAGAATTATCGCTTTTATAG
- a CDS encoding CGLD27 family protein, producing MMKSSLANCPVPVDQQPLNEYEELKTSWLFRDCALNWREYATKLIWIWSLSWLVAGPVAAASFPPNKQLIHFLLCGAAGASVGVVLSLVRLYLGWLYVRDRLYSMTVFYEESGWYDGQTWMKPQEVLTRDRLIVTYEIKPILQRLQFTFTGLAGLFLIGTIVWHLF from the coding sequence ATGATGAAGTCGTCGCTGGCAAATTGTCCGGTTCCCGTAGACCAACAACCACTGAATGAGTACGAAGAGTTAAAAACCTCCTGGCTGTTTCGTGATTGCGCCTTAAATTGGCGGGAGTATGCCACAAAATTAATTTGGATTTGGAGTTTATCCTGGCTGGTGGCTGGGCCAGTAGCAGCAGCTAGCTTTCCCCCAAATAAACAACTGATCCATTTTCTGTTGTGTGGGGCTGCTGGTGCCAGCGTCGGAGTAGTCCTAAGTTTGGTACGGCTATACTTGGGCTGGTTGTATGTGCGCGATCGCCTCTACAGCATGACTGTTTTCTACGAAGAATCAGGCTGGTACGATGGTCAAACTTGGATGAAGCCCCAAGAAGTCCTGACTCGCGATCGCTTGATTGTCACCTATGAAATCAAACCCATTCTCCAACGGTTACAATTTACTTTCACTGGCTTGGCGGGACTCTTTCTTATTGGTACTATAGTTTGGCATTTGTTTTAA
- the rsfS gene encoding ribosome silencing factor, with protein MSDYFQGNLPLQSVSVAKNAIRSPQAETESSGELALTIAEAASDRKAGDILVLRVADVSYLADYFVMLTGYSKVQVRAIADAIQHEVETKWQRRPLRTEGKVEGSWVLQDYGDIIVHIMMPKEREFYNLEAFWVHAERIPLPQSDEDEGNPT; from the coding sequence ATGTCTGATTATTTCCAAGGAAATTTACCATTGCAATCCGTGTCGGTAGCCAAGAACGCTATTAGGAGTCCACAGGCTGAAACTGAGTCGAGTGGAGAATTAGCTCTAACCATTGCCGAAGCAGCATCAGACCGCAAAGCTGGCGATATTCTAGTGCTGAGAGTAGCAGATGTCTCTTACTTAGCAGATTACTTTGTGATGTTGACTGGCTATTCTAAGGTGCAAGTGAGAGCGATCGCCGATGCAATCCAACATGAAGTAGAAACTAAGTGGCAACGACGGCCATTGCGGACAGAAGGCAAAGTTGAAGGCAGTTGGGTATTGCAAGACTACGGTGACATTATCGTGCATATCATGATGCCAAAGGAACGGGAGTTTTATAATTTAGAAGCATTCTGGGTTCATGCAGAACGCATTCCCCTACCACAATCTGATGAGGATGAGGGTAACCCAACATGA